tgttattgttttgttaaaagtttttttttttaatttgttttatttatattaatacaaacataattttttcaacagtTAATGCAGCCAATTTGAGAAAAGAAgtcataagaaataaaataagagcAATTGGAAAAATGGCAAGAGTCTTCTCCGTTTTGAGGTAAacctatgtgtataataattaataaataataattatccaatttttatataaaaccaatgatactacatataataacaatttacaggGAAGAAAGTGAAAGTGTATTGCAGTTGAAGGGTTTAACTCCAACTGGTGCTCTCCCTCTCGGAGCGCTATCTGGGGGCAAAACATCGTTGAAAAATGgtaaaccgttttttttttaaatatatacatataatgtaatgaatacacatttttattatgtttatttcaaaccttttatttacttacctcaatttaaatatattaatattttattaatattttagcacTTCAAGGTTTCTCTCCTAATCATAAGATTACTTCATTTGCCGAGGCAAAAGGTCTTGATGCAATTAATGAAAGAATGCCACCACGCAAAGACACACCGCCATCCAACCAGTGCTCGCCATCTAACATAGCTACGTCATCAACTACACCAGTGACACCTGTAACAGAAGATAAATCGCCATCCCCATCAACTACTCAGAAACCAACATCATCGGAACAACCATTAACAAATACCACTCATTCATGATTGCCATACATTTAGGTGAATCATTTAACATCTGTTTCatcttcttaaaaatatattgtaatttaatttaaattaaaaacatttctttGTATTTTAAGATTTCAGATTACCTAGCTATACCAGGATCTATGAGCTGTTCTCTTCTTTATACAGTCTACAGTTTATTCAATTCAATaactactaaaattattataataatatatcatattcatTTCAacgatacattttacattaaaatatttggcaCCTTAAAAAAAGTTCCTGGGGACAATTatgtcaatataaataatatatataatataatttttttttttttttttgtaaattattgtctTATATTTCTACGATTTTAATTTGctgtttttgttgttattttgtttcattttttatggttatttcaaatcttaaacctcagtttaaaataagaatggTCAGGTATCTATTGGACTATACTTGTGCATCGCTTGTTTTATCAATACCTACGGCATAATATCTTTTGCTATACGATCTCTTCATTTTACTGTACACTCTTTTCATAATgacaaaatatcatttaattaatgaatattttatattaattattattatctaataattatttaaattttcccatttaatttttttaccttaATATAAATCGGAGATATTTTTGACATATATCACATTATCATTCTATTACGTATCAATTGCAATGTGCAGTAAAATGTGATGCGTCACAATAGCCTATGTATTATGCTAAATATTTTGCCATTCATTTTGTCAAatctaaaaaccaaaaataaatacacataattaatttagcataggtatatctttattatatatatactatatacatacattaatatttataaatatttctttattaatactattttgtatatattataatatttaaataaaaccattatattaatatatctacgataaaatgaattttatatttaggtcctgcaaatttaaacatttgtcttcattttttttctttatagtttaaattaattaaatattattaattgaaaaaacttGTTAACAATTCACTCAATttgaattacattattatcatagctactagtttttaattattataaaaaaaaaaataatagtaatttttactgttcaaccatttttttgaaaaaatagaaatattgtccttgttttatttctattataaacaaaactattgCTTATTATGCAGGAATAATTAACgctcattaattatatattttttccacaattatttatttcaatttgttatcCATTTCCAtctttagtaatattattgcacGTGTTATCTGCAGttgtaaacaaatacaatatagaaaaaaaaatgatgtcaatcacaattttttttcctatcattataatatcactaatcttttattataagaCTGTTAATTTATTCGTACAAAGACTatgaataaaaagtaaaattattaatattatatttagcggattataaaaaccaaaccCTCcctatcaaaaatgtatgtaactttttttttttctattgtgtGACCAccaaaaattcttttatacataatataaataatttaagaccaAAAATACCCTGTTAATTCTTCtatgttaatttgttttcagaagttaaataaaactttatacaaCTTGATTTTGAGATGACTTACTTTTATTAGatccttataaatatttgcacTGGTtcagttttgttttattttgcttactgatagtatatttatcttaaaaatttaaataaattataataaaatattaattttgttaacattGTCTTTATATTCatcagataaatatttttcaactataagTTGGGTAATTAATAGAAACAAATcctaaaatagattttatgcTAAAAATATCGCATCGCTacattgtaacataatatgtgattatatttcaaactttcatgtattttaaaactttaattttattaatttttacttttaaaattcatttaatttttaagcaatataggtactaatttaaacaaatattattttatttagttgcaataataaagtatgttGATTATTAATGATTGAAGTAAAAACCAGAAACAAACCACaaagtatatagttataatatatatattttatctatgaaTACTcagttatgataatttaaaaaatgatcatacaatatgtaggtacctacctatatttaatcaatgaatattttcaaaaactatattcAAAATGAAGATATTGTAAATAGTGGAAGCCAAAAAccaaaaagaatttaaatatatagcacAGGTGGCTAAACCACGTCTCGCGAGCAGCATGCGGCCTCGCCACATAGACTTATGTGGCTAGAATCTTAtcgtaacatttttacaaacaattttttttaatatgaatttacgtattataatataataatatgaccttttttttattttatttttttcattttggctcttccatatttattaatacatttggtgGCTCGCGAGTCTCTTCTCGCTGGCCACCCCAGACCCctgatatataggtactaaggtACCTtcctaataacaaattattagtacttttcaaaataattcagaAAACAAATAAGGTAATACGGGAATTTTCAAGACcactattcaaaaaatttgatttggtTTTTTgggataaattaattaaaatagaataaccATGTAGAATGTAAATAGATAGAATAGATAATATGTTACTTTAAGATACTTGAATGTTCACCAAATTTTCATATTAGCATTtcctataatatgttatgttaaaaattaaaatttcaaatattttgactttatatttataaacatttaaaatattcaattattttaattttttttatacatgcaTGTCGGTAACAAAATATCACTGTGTCACAAATCttggaaatttaatagaaGGTTTTGTTCCTAATGAtttagtattgttttattctgtGGTATTACCTACTCATtgaaaatatcgataaaatattttgtaataagtaCAATGTACTATACTgtctatactactatattatagttgatagATACAACAAAATGGCTGTAGATATCTGTTGCTGTtggttttattgatattatcgaTAAGAGGACTTATAACATTGGGTGATTTGATTGGGATATTAGGTGTGAGGTCGTGGGGATAGACGGTATACTTGAACTGTATTATCTGGTAGATGATTCAATTTTGGTTTATATCcactgttaaatttgaataaatcttCCATCAACATATTTATTCTACCATGATAGGTACATGACAATGACAtcgtcaattattttttaagccaAACATTTTTGGCGATCAGtcatgtaggtaggtatctaattAGGTATGTGGGATGACTGATCTCCAGAAATTTTtggcttaaaaaataattgacaatgTCATCAACAAAGACACGTTTTTTAGTCCACTGGAGTCTGGGACTGGGCCATTATCAGTGAAAATATCCTATCAACCTGGTCGTTATGACCAggaatagtatatattaactatataagtagtaaactaatatcataatgtaatatttaatgttgtacTAGAAAATTTTGTAACTGTTGAGCTATCATAGTTTTAGCTAGtagctaatattaaaaaaaaatatatatataagtactagaACATCAAGATTAAATTAcgtttttttccaatttatcattttttttgaaagaatAAAACCATTGTAACCATTTGTCGTGCATGTCTTTTGTATTCctattttcatcaattttctGTTTGTCAAGGAAGTTATTAAGGTACCTACCaacaatatttctttaaaacaaCTATTCCTAACCGTGATATCAGTaccattttctttaaataagtGATTGTCTTTTccaaatattataggttttaaaaaacaatttttttcatttttggtatatattttatttatacctaatcgGGACTTTTAAAAGGTCTAATGGGACGACCGGATCGAAGtcataaacaataatcattaaattggTAACGTCATGTCCTGCGGTGTACCGGGACGTTTCGCATAGTATGGCTCTTAAGTCTTAACTCAATAGTAACTACCaactaccataatattatgttaatatgcaTGGACCAGACTtggataaaatactttttaaaaatattttgaatacatacTTATTccgaaaacttaaaaaaaagtattcagaATCAGAATGTATATTTGTCATttgaatactttataataatagtatttccAAGTATTTGGAATAGGTAATTCACAAAAGTAttccaaatattattcaaatactttttttagtagatttagatttcaatgacaaaaattttttttttcaattcagtGCTtacaaatgaatattataataatctcgttttatttatagtttaataaaagtgCAAGAGCTTCAATTACGAAAGCAgtagtgaaattattttttaagtgcgGTTAGACGTTAAAAAGTATTCCgaatactgtatagtgtatttgGAATACTACCCATGTGTGGCGTAGACCCAGgtctatgttaatattttaaaattatatgtttattttacttgaattgtataatttaatttaaaaaatatgtatataatgtaaataacctTATAACATAATCTACAATTTCTACACTAATGACCTAGATGTCgatgtatttataaagaataaagatcaataaaaataaaaaaaattatctttatctttatgtaggtatgtacttgaccatagataataatatataatgaatattatctatgtatttgacatattttgtattgtctATGGGAAATCTCTATTCAAACGGTAACGAACacagatatagataataaactaGATTGCTAGGTTCCCTATACTAACCATATAAACGTTTGAAGCCACAAATCCGCCATTATTAGTAGGTCATTTGTATCTtatcatgttataattttgataacacAATACACAATCATTTctcactataataaatatattgatcatgaattcatgtttaaaaaattttaaatttgtaaacgtCTTTTTCGTGAAGGCGTGAAGCTAAAaagttcattttattatttgacgtttgttaaatattttataatttaatgtcgtctattaatttgaaatgttgatCATGGtcaattgaataatttcatacctattatgtttataatttatatataaacttataaattaggtaaatgtattacaatactattttatttccaattatattattatttgttaataatacttaggtaggtatgtatgtatatttaattgagcAATTTCTTAACTAGTTAGAGTAGGTAGTAGGTGtattttgacaaataaaaacaatgttatattatataaaaaaataaatacttttacatgttataaaataaaatagttttatgaaGTTTTTGCTTCTTATTATccattttcattattgaagatgttaatattttactataagaaTGTAATCGTATGTTCAAATATGCATGCGAAATtaggtttattaattttatgtggtCTTGCATGTATGTCCGTCAACACAATACGTCATAggcatttttaacaaaattttataatttatactctataaatgttaaatatgatattaaatgtgattaaataaattacacttaAAACTTGCATGTGTAgtaagcaaatattttttgcgCTTAGTACAACATTTACAAGTTTACACAGGTTTGTACAGGAGTtagcatattatgtacagtgaTTTAACTCCACAACTATTTTctatgaaaaaagtataaataaataacgagtACTGAGAATAATaggtttattgtataaataatataatatataggtaataatatattatataatgtgttaaaCAACAACAGACtggttttaacaaataattctttaattgtttaaaattttaaatcatacatttaaagaattaaatactacataaaaaatatacaatcataatttattgtgacaaaataaaaaataacatttcaaatactttaaacttaaattcaaattttggcGGGTTTTCAGCATGCATTTGACCTACTCAAAATGGCGGATAATAACTTCACATCATATCACTAGTTAGCAATCtagtttattatctatatctgtGGTAACGAATTTAAACGGTATCACCCACAACGACATCCGAAACACTGTAGGCCGGTTGGCTACACTGTGTCTATTTCGCGCATCGCTATTGGCCCAGCATCTTCTTATATAGTTTTCGTCGTTTTCttaccatttaaataataactaactgattattataactgtttgtttatttgatacttaatacttaatagttaataggtagtttgaattttttaaatttgaatcccaAACGGCTAATAAATCGCATTCGTTTAAAGTGTAATCAATTTTCCTTATTTAacgtttttcttataatttttattttgtatttccaGTTATTACAGATGtagtgtatattgtattatttattattgttttgtttatggTCACAACTTGAATTTTATGCCGAAATACTTCGGTGACACCGAACGACTAAACGTAACAGCTGTCTCGGTGTGTTGATGTACATCATAATTCACCATCCAACGAATCCTCGTCGTTCCAAACAATTACCGCcgattatataaaagtaagtTTATAATCAACAAGACCAATCGTTTTcagaacataaaattataataaaaaactattgaccgagtgtaaaaatattagatcatttattaaatattaaaagaatattagagcggttaaaatataactactaaattattatttatattagaatcCCAGCGCATAATAGCGCatcacttaataattaatcaaacctagcaattttaattttaatttatcattttgacattttgttgtaatttattatcatgataTATTTTCTGTGAATATTTGAAACGTACATAAGTatctatttcattattatattttacactgatattttcagtatatttagattaattttaagctattgcCAACTTTTATATGCCAAAAACCTATTCATAGTGATCGACAGTAATTCAATATTGACTCAAAACTTGAACAATAAATACTATGGAAATCAAttcaaactataatttatcaatagttttataaatagactATCTTTACTctgtattgtttttgtatgtaatgacatcattacatttaaatttaacacatacatTTCAATGATAAGGTATGTTTGACATCTAAGTATACTGCAAAGCTGAGAGTGTTAACCTCTCTCCTTTTTTAagctaataaatatacaacaatattatcaacgtaaattaaacatttaaaaattatgttatgtataaaaaatggttATACTAATAGCCACCTTTGAAGTTGAAGgttgaaacatttttgtttttactgctTTCTAGGGTAATagtatacacaaaaataaaaataaaataggtacagttCAAAGTTGATGGTAGCCATACCTAATTGCTTTTAGCatcataagttttattattttgtaggtacttaaatttaaaatgtttctttaAGCCTAGacctttattgtatataatacataaaaaaatatacactactTCAAAACAATGGAATAAAACAATTCAtctttatagaattaaaaccAATTTGTATCATACTTAAATTGTTCTAAAGTAACAAtacttattagatatttataattgaaactatgctgtaatacttttaaaaatatatacctaagtgttcttcatttttcatttattcatgtatttaactgtttttttttttttttagttgtattaaATCAAGATGAGCAACCAAACAAGTTCAACTGATTCagcatttaaaatacctatggCACCTCAATATTATCCTTCACAACAACCTGAATCTTTACTTTTCCAAGACATTATAGAAGAGAAAGCTGAAGCACTCCGCAAtacattaaatgattttttgaaaGTGCAGCCATATCGTAAATTTGATGTTGAATTTAATtcctttttaaaacatttaagacGCATTATCATTGAAAGTCATCGTTCTGGCTCTAATGTTTCTCGAATTACCAATTCATCACAAGTTGCGCCACTTTATGCTAGGCCATCAGCAAGTTTCAATTATAGGCCTTCAACGAGTTTTCACTACAGACCTCCAACAATGTCAATGGTTAGTTCTAGTGATTATGGCACAATGAGATTAccagaaaacaattttcaaccCATCGAACCTAGAGAACTTTCAAATCCATTTAAACCACCAGATTGTTTACAACCCAGAGTGGTATTATCTCGTATCGATCAATCTGGTCACAATTCTCATGAGTCACCTTCCATAAGTACCACTGTTATTGAAGTAAGTCAAAATCGTAGTATAACCATTAAAGGAAATAATACTCATGAAATCGCTCGTAAATCTAAATCTAAATCTCTATCAAGAAATGAACAAACTGCACGTAATACATACTCTGATGTAACATTTGATgagaataatgaaaatgaaaatgtaaatgtaaatgtaaatgatGACAATAATTCAATAGAATCACTTCTTGAAGACGttggatttaaaattattgttggattaacagaaaataatgagaacagcaaaaaaaataatgcgagtctacatcataataatacaaataaaaccaaTGCATTAggaaatgttgaaaaatttttatctatgtGGTCTTTAAATATGAAGCTAATCAAATCATCACAACAATCTGGCATTTcaaaacatgttttaattttaactggtaatcttatatattatttaattgaatatttttattatttcttaatttaaccaaaataatatattttttaggtaatttGTTGGGAGAAGATAGACTGACAGTTGTAGAAAAACGTCATGAAGCTGGTATTTTAGAAGGccgaaaagaaaataatttagttaagacAAAAAATGGACTATACCGTTTAGTTGGCAACATCATTGGTGGATCACCTAATGAATTATATCAAACATGCTTGTCCATCAATGGAATTCCTAGGACATGGAGAAACATTGTTAAACATCTAACTGggactgaaaataaaatgaaaaatgtgtttgatttttcaataagttctCCAGCTGGACCAATGGCCAAGCCAACAAAAGCTTCTGTGAATCTTGATGCTAGTATGACCAGAAAAGGAACaacttatagtaaaaatataactcttacaaatcataaaagaaaattaaccgAATGTGATgaaactgaaaataataaaattaaacatcgtAAATTTGGTGAACATTTACCATCAATATTAGCATCCACAccgaaaaaaccaaaaaaacaaCTCACTATGTTTGAAACTCCAagtcaaatattgaaaaataagtttagtCAAAAGATATGCAGTAATTCGAACAAACAACGAAagctgaataatattaatgattctaTCCATATAAACAAGAAAAGAAAATCTCAGTCAACAGAACaggtataattataagatttattattttaccatataaattaatatttaaaacataatttataaatttgtataataatgtaaattgtaggtattaatagtattataatttataactataataaaaattttaagttatcaagagcaccaaaatattattttttatttttatacatttattctgATGTGATCTGAAGCCTCCCACTACATTTAACtagttttataacaaaaaatatataataactaataatacttttatgatCCACTGCAGTAGTGTTATTCACgagatattttgtttgataacTAACTGGATAATGCTGCcagttaatttacaatttattaggtatgttgagtttcaatttaattaaatgtactaTAAACTATACTCTACAATCAGTCTACATTGAGTGATTCTTTTATCCtctgtttttcattatttcaaaatatatattaagttttttacttttttgaatgatagCATACATCAaggcatacattttttaaatttcatattgagaagcaaaatattttttttattttgatacttaaaaatcaaaatttgaatgaataattttaacttataaaacataggtatttaatgttaatgtttAACGGAGTAGTAGACAAACATTTTGTGgtgttttaatacttataagttataactcataattcataaatactcatccaaattttaatttttatgtattgaaataCTTCAAAAACTATAGTGCTTCgggctaaaaaaaaaaataaatatcaaaaagttTTAAGACTAATTGATAGGATTAGCACTCTAGTACTCCCAactcaataaataaactaaattcacTATTGTgccaattgattttaatataaaaaatgtgtaatatcagatacacaatacattaattaataaagtttaaaaaggatttaaaatatacttgaacTATGCATTGAAAACAGGTAGTGTCCAAAAGTAACTCCAGCAGAATACCCCCAATtactaacataaattaatattaacttcacACCCTCTAACtcaacaaaaacattaaaaatacattcagtTATAAgaagaaaacataatacatatattattat
The DNA window shown above is from Aphis gossypii isolate Hap1 chromosome 2, ASM2018417v2, whole genome shotgun sequence and carries:
- the LOC114119060 gene encoding uncharacterized protein MAL13P1.304-like, producing MSNQTSSTDSAFKIPMAPQYYPSQQPESLLFQDIIEEKAEALRNTLNDFLKVQPYRKFDVEFNSFLKHLRRIIIESHRSGSNVSRITNSSQVAPLYARPSASFNYRPSTSFHYRPPTMSMVSSSDYGTMRLPENNFQPIEPRELSNPFKPPDCLQPRVVLSRIDQSGHNSHESPSISTTVIEVSQNRSITIKGNNTHEIARKSKSKSLSRNEQTARNTYSDVTFDENNENENVNVNVNDDNNSIESLLEDVGFKIIVGLTENNENSKKNNASLHHNNTNKTNALGNVEKFLSMWSLNMKLIKSSQQSGISKHVLILTGNLLGEDRLTVVEKRHEAGILEGRKENNLVKTKNGLYRLVGNIIGGSPNELYQTCLSINGIPRTWRNIVKHLTGTENKMKNVFDFSISSPAGPMAKPTKASVNLDASMTRKGTTYSKNITLTNHKRKLTECDETENNKIKHRKFGEHLPSILASTPKKPKKQLTMFETPSQILKNKFSQKICSNSNKQRKLNNINDSIHINKKRKSQSTEQISTFLKPKTPEKTFLSNNNSTKNAKQISGNSTVSSKNSTKRSNQTSINNSKISNSTNNSATKSKNKTLENCSLSMKSSNNSKQQSKMKTSINSINHSVDKSKENVKVLKQTTPKIPKDKTTTKNVSIVKEIKKKKVSASKIALTKTNNKCVKAIKPKSKIRDNSLNSADTHQKVKGNKSKTKEVHCPPNGSSAEVDLFDCVDHGDYGNISDYNLMASPSKLSVVSGNDKSRSVTPPLFNHQWSSSAKSLVASEPPTPLSKSIVAKALKRVKAPKITLEDEIKYKKKNTKRSIDFKTVSNKINKMLEFGEEYDED